In Campylobacter mucosalis, a single window of DNA contains:
- a CDS encoding GspE/PulE family protein — protein MNNTEKTLLSFLSQKLTDEQLNTINTIKESTDKALVEILSDFLSEDDFIGSCAELFRKNKINIDEICKDLELDAKIFLKFVSKIYKIEFFNLDNIDLDYRIAERVNIAQLKRFDALPIKEDEISVYVAFKNPFDIIAQDSIQSLFNRKLLKIVLADPSQIKRYINKLELNESIKDIIADIRKELSSSANSTTNKNSSILKLIEVILKTAIQQRASDIHIEPTETNCIVRSRIDGMLSETFIFDKDIYPPMVSRLKLLSNMDIAERRKPQDGRFSAQILEREYDFRISTLPIINGESIVLRVLDKSKVIVSLENLSMNEGDLTKFQNAMKAPYGIVLVTGPTGSGKTTTLYAGLNEIKNIKTKIITVEDPVEYQLNLIQQVNVNEKTGLSFANALRSILRQDPDIIMIGEIRDTETLRIAIQAALTGHLVFSTLHTNDAISALPRIADMGIEPYLISGALIAIEAQRLVRKLCPHCKQKISLPKTTMQNLEPYLGTQYQFYTAVGCEQCFRTGYLGREMISEILPITNSIQTLVANRASKDEIREVAVKEGFKDIFTDGVLKAACGITSIEEVYRVAKI, from the coding sequence ACAACACGGAAAAAACACTACTATCATTTTTAAGCCAAAAGCTAACAGATGAGCAGTTAAACACCATAAATACCATAAAAGAAAGCACAGACAAGGCTTTGGTTGAAATTTTATCCGATTTTTTAAGCGAAGATGACTTTATTGGTAGCTGTGCCGAGCTATTTCGTAAAAATAAAATCAACATAGATGAGATATGTAAAGATTTAGAGCTAGACGCAAAAATCTTTTTAAAGTTTGTATCTAAAATATACAAAATAGAATTTTTTAACCTTGATAATATCGACCTTGACTATCGTATCGCAGAGAGAGTAAATATAGCCCAGCTTAAGCGATTTGACGCACTGCCGATAAAAGAGGATGAGATTAGCGTATATGTCGCGTTTAAAAACCCTTTTGACATTATTGCTCAAGATAGCATACAATCGCTTTTTAACAGAAAACTTCTTAAAATCGTCCTAGCAGACCCATCTCAAATCAAGCGATACATAAACAAACTCGAGCTAAACGAGAGTATAAAAGATATCATCGCAGATATTAGAAAAGAGCTATCAAGCTCCGCAAATTCTACTACAAACAAAAATTCCAGCATCTTAAAACTCATCGAAGTCATCCTAAAAACAGCCATCCAGCAACGAGCAAGTGACATCCACATAGAGCCAACAGAAACAAACTGCATAGTAAGAAGCCGTATCGACGGTATGCTAAGCGAAACTTTTATATTTGATAAAGATATCTATCCACCTATGGTAAGTCGCCTAAAACTGCTATCAAATATGGATATAGCCGAGCGTAGAAAACCGCAAGACGGCAGATTTTCCGCGCAAATTTTAGAGCGTGAATATGACTTTCGTATCTCAACCCTGCCTATTATAAACGGCGAGAGCATAGTTTTAAGGGTGCTTGATAAGTCAAAAGTTATTGTAAGTCTTGAAAATTTAAGCATGAACGAAGGGGACTTGACAAAATTTCAAAACGCTATGAAAGCCCCTTATGGCATAGTTTTAGTCACTGGACCAACAGGTAGTGGTAAAACGACTACCTTATACGCAGGACTTAATGAGATAAAAAACATAAAAACAAAAATCATAACGGTTGAAGATCCAGTTGAGTATCAGCTAAATTTAATCCAACAAGTAAACGTCAATGAAAAAACCGGACTTAGCTTTGCAAATGCGTTACGCTCGATTTTAAGGCAAGATCCTGACATAATAATGATAGGCGAGATACGAGATACTGAAACTTTACGTATAGCCATACAAGCAGCACTTACTGGACATTTGGTATTTTCTACACTGCACACAAATGACGCCATTTCAGCACTTCCTAGAATCGCAGATATGGGGATTGAGCCATATCTCATAAGCGGTGCATTAATCGCGATTGAAGCTCAACGCCTAGTCAGAAAGCTCTGCCCTCACTGCAAGCAAAAAATCTCCCTGCCAAAAACAACAATGCAAAATTTAGAGCCGTATCTTGGCACACAGTATCAGTTTTACACCGCAGTTGGCTGCGAGCAGTGCTTTAGGACTGGATATTTGGGTCGGGAGATGATAAGTGAAATTTTACCTATAACAAACAGCATTCAAACATTAGTAGCAAACAGAGCAAGCAAAGATGAGATAAGAGAAGTGGCTGTAAAAGAGGGTTTTAAAGATATTTTTACAGATGGGGTTTTAAAGGCTGCTTGTGGGATTACAAGCATTGAAGAGGTTTATAGGGTTGCTAAGATATGA
- a CDS encoding type II secretion system F family protein: protein MSFTQIEHNKNGKRQQIIIKAKNKSEIKTISRSKNYGTLIKVGQKNSVETGSIFSKIGKNLKDIFFPNRIKTPMLVATIRQLGVMSNAGISIHESIKEVARSSDDKRIKYIFETIAEDLNQGLSLSLSAQAFKTELGDVSLAMIKLGESTGNMGESLQKLANILANVWDNQQKFKRAIRYPGVIVASIVVAFFIIITQVVPKFKEVFESFNATLPLPTRVLLNTENFLNSYGIFLILFIIFLIFFGKYKYKNDESFKRLFDKYILKVYLIGNIIFYSNISRFSLIFTELIKSGVPVSEALQTATQTISNDELKECLSSVKILVGRGVSLTQSFNETGVFESMLIQMIGAGEQSGNLDTMMQNVTDYFESKFNNIIDNISTYIEPILLTFLGFIIVLLALGIFMPMWDISQAVKT from the coding sequence ATGAGTTTTACGCAAATAGAGCATAATAAAAACGGCAAACGTCAGCAAATCATCATAAAAGCTAAAAATAAAAGTGAGATAAAAACCATCTCAAGAAGCAAAAACTATGGCACACTCATCAAAGTTGGTCAAAAAAATAGTGTAGAAACTGGAAGCATTTTTTCAAAAATCGGCAAAAATTTAAAAGATATATTTTTTCCAAACAGGATAAAAACGCCAATGCTAGTAGCCACTATAAGACAGCTTGGAGTTATGAGCAATGCCGGAATTTCAATACACGAAAGCATTAAAGAGGTAGCAAGATCTAGCGATGATAAAAGGATAAAATATATCTTTGAAACTATAGCAGAGGATCTAAATCAGGGACTAAGCCTAAGCTTATCAGCACAAGCGTTTAAAACCGAGCTAGGAGATGTAAGCCTTGCGATGATAAAGCTTGGAGAAAGCACTGGAAATATGGGCGAGAGCCTACAAAAACTAGCCAACATTTTAGCAAACGTTTGGGACAATCAGCAAAAATTTAAACGAGCGATCCGCTATCCTGGCGTAATCGTCGCATCCATCGTGGTGGCGTTTTTTATCATAATCACTCAAGTTGTGCCAAAATTTAAGGAGGTTTTTGAAAGCTTTAATGCGACACTTCCATTACCAACAAGAGTACTATTAAACACAGAAAATTTTCTAAATTCTTATGGTATTTTTTTGATATTATTTATTATTTTTCTGATTTTTTTTGGCAAATATAAATACAAAAATGACGAGAGCTTTAAAAGGCTTTTTGATAAATATATACTCAAGGTCTATCTAATAGGCAATATCATTTTTTACTCAAACATCTCACGCTTTTCTCTAATCTTTACAGAGCTTATAAAATCAGGTGTGCCAGTTTCAGAAGCACTACAAACAGCGACACAAACGATATCAAACGATGAGTTAAAAGAGTGTCTATCTAGTGTTAAAATTTTAGTCGGTAGAGGTGTTAGCCTAACGCAGAGCTTTAATGAAACTGGGGTGTTTGAAAGTATGCTTATACAGATGATAGGGGCTGGGGAGCAAAGTGGTAACCTAGATACAATGATGCAAAATGTCACAGATTATTTTGAGTCAAAATTTAACAATATCATCGACAATATCTCAACATATATCGAGCCTATTTTACTTACATTTTTAGGCTTTATCATCGTTCTTTTGGCACTTGGTATATTTATGCCGATGTGGGATATCTCTCAGGCGGTCAAGACGTGA
- a CDS encoding replication/maintenance protein RepL, whose product MSEQIKLAIFSAILGDKKVRIIDFISQNVDENGFLNITISELCKTLDISKPTAIATFKMLQNAGVLKRIKNGVYELSQKSQIC is encoded by the coding sequence GTGAGTGAGCAGATAAAATTAGCCATTTTTAGTGCTATTTTAGGGGACAAAAAGGTTAGAATTATTGATTTTATATCTCAAAATGTAGATGAAAATGGCTTTTTAAATATTACAATTTCAGAGCTTTGCAAAACTCTAGATATAAGTAAACCAACGGCGATTGCAACGTTTAAAATGTTACAAAACGCCGGGGTCTTAAAACGCATAAAAAATGGCGTTTATGAACTTAGCCAAAAATCTCAAATTTGCTAA
- a CDS encoding menaquinone biosynthesis decarboxylase, translating into MNYIEILRQNDLLREINEPVSIDLEIAHASYIEVKKADSKALLFKNVVDKNGKKYPPVLTNIFGSFRATELILGKKPDEIAGEIESLLKPKKPQNFKQKVDFLSYLFSMRKIFTKKLSGRGACQEVINLKDSVNLLDLPALKTWELDGGNFITMGQVYTQSIDGNLANLGMYRLQIYDKNRLGMHWQIHKDGANFFNEYKRAGLKMPVSVAIGGDPLYIWCGQAPLPKGIFELLLYGFIRKSPAKLVKSITNDIYVPHDADFVIEGFVDTAKFELEGPFGDHTGFYTPILPFPVMDVTAITHKKEPIFTATVVGKPPLEDKFMGHATERIFLPLLRTSVPELIDYNMPENGVFHNLILAKLNVLYPAHAKQAMHAFWGVGQMSFVKHAIFVDENASNLGDFDAISSYVLNRFGTKSMLISEGVCDQLDHASPNACFGGKLGIDATADFCEFVPEILSDELLLAKFRAKSDEILELKQYKTDTKSPVCVVKISKNRRADEIFNELNEFNEYFKILIFFSECNGEKVRLDNIYILIWRLVNHIDALRDIYVKDGRVLVDASIKGRIDGFNREWPKQTDCTKAVVDELIKKGVVKNEPELFSKFEIFG; encoded by the coding sequence ATGAACTACATAGAAATTTTACGTCAAAACGATCTTTTAAGAGAGATTAACGAGCCAGTCAGTATTGATTTAGAAATCGCTCACGCAAGTTACATTGAGGTTAAAAAGGCTGATAGCAAGGCACTTTTGTTTAAAAACGTAGTTGATAAAAATGGCAAAAAATATCCGCCAGTTTTAACAAATATTTTTGGTTCGTTTCGTGCAACAGAGCTGATTTTAGGCAAGAAGCCTGATGAGATAGCAGGTGAGATTGAATCGCTTTTAAAGCCAAAAAAGCCACAAAATTTTAAACAAAAGGTTGATTTTTTAAGCTATCTGTTTAGTATGCGTAAAATTTTTACAAAAAAACTAAGTGGGCGTGGGGCGTGTCAAGAGGTGATAAATCTTAAAGATAGTGTTAATTTGCTTGATTTACCAGCTCTTAAAACGTGGGAGCTTGACGGCGGCAATTTTATTACAATGGGGCAGGTTTATACGCAAAGCATTGATGGTAATTTAGCAAATTTAGGTATGTATAGACTTCAAATTTATGATAAAAACCGCCTAGGTATGCACTGGCAAATTCATAAAGACGGCGCAAATTTCTTTAATGAATATAAACGTGCAGGGCTAAAAATGCCAGTTTCAGTTGCAATTGGTGGCGATCCGCTTTATATTTGGTGCGGTCAGGCTCCGCTACCAAAAGGGATTTTTGAGCTTTTGCTTTATGGCTTTATCCGTAAAAGCCCGGCAAAGCTTGTAAAGTCAATAACAAACGACATTTATGTCCCGCACGATGCTGATTTTGTTATTGAGGGCTTTGTAGATACTGCTAAATTTGAGCTTGAAGGCCCTTTTGGTGATCACACCGGCTTTTATACGCCGATTTTGCCATTTCCAGTTATGGACGTAACTGCCATTACGCATAAAAAAGAGCCGATTTTTACAGCCACTGTCGTTGGCAAACCGCCACTTGAAGATAAATTTATGGGACACGCAACCGAGCGTATTTTTTTGCCACTACTTCGCACCAGTGTGCCTGAACTAATTGATTATAATATGCCTGAAAATGGCGTATTTCATAATTTAATTTTGGCAAAATTAAACGTGCTTTATCCAGCTCACGCAAAACAAGCAATGCACGCATTTTGGGGTGTGGGGCAGATGAGCTTTGTAAAACACGCCATTTTTGTTGATGAGAATGCTTCAAATTTAGGCGATTTTGACGCCATTTCAAGCTACGTTTTAAACCGCTTTGGGACTAAATCTATGCTTATTAGCGAGGGGGTTTGTGACCAGCTTGATCACGCTTCGCCCAACGCTTGTTTTGGTGGTAAGCTTGGCATTGACGCTACGGCTGATTTTTGCGAGTTTGTGCCTGAAATTTTAAGCGACGAGTTACTTTTAGCGAAATTTAGGGCAAAAAGCGATGAAATTTTAGAGCTTAAACAATACAAAACCGATACAAAAAGCCCGGTTTGTGTGGTTAAAATTTCAAAAAATCGCAGGGCAGATGAGATTTTTAACGAGCTTAACGAGTTTAACGAGTATTTTAAAATTCTAATATTTTTTAGCGAATGTAACGGCGAAAAGGTGCGACTTGATAACATTTATATACTAATTTGGCGTTTGGTTAATCACATTGACGCTCTTCGTGACATTTACGTAAAAGACGGGCGAGTTTTGGTTGATGCTAGTATTAAGGGCAGGATTGATGGCTTTAATAGAGAGTGGCCAAAACAGACTGACTGCACCAAAGCAGTCGTTGATGAGCTAATCAAAAAAGGCGTGGTGAAAAACGAACCTGAGTTGTTTAGCAAATTTGAGATTTTTGGCTAA
- a CDS encoding alpha/beta hydrolase-fold protein, with translation MHDAGVVSPDINATLFQGLGAIKFASDEWQNDNPSFVLAPQFDRVIVDDNFKTSKTLDVVIELIKSLQTRFNINENRIYNTGQSMGAMSSLALDAKYPNFFAASYILAAKWDTQIYKNVANQNLFIAVSDGDTSAKNSMQELVKKIESLGVCVKQTNFNVEDKILANKKIDELINDDCHVYLTIFDGGSHRHTWLHAYELDSALKWVFTRTK, from the coding sequence ATGCACGATGCTGGCGTTGTTTCACCTGATATTAACGCAACGCTATTTCAGGGATTAGGAGCTATAAAATTTGCAAGTGATGAGTGGCAAAATGACAATCCTAGCTTCGTTTTAGCACCACAATTTGACAGGGTTATCGTTGATGATAATTTTAAAACCAGCAAAACACTTGATGTGGTTATAGAGCTGATAAAATCGCTTCAAACTAGGTTTAACATAAACGAAAACAGAATTTACAACACCGGTCAGTCAATGGGTGCGATGAGCTCACTCGCACTTGACGCAAAATATCCAAATTTTTTCGCCGCTTCTTACATTTTAGCTGCAAAATGGGATACACAAATTTATAAAAATGTGGCAAATCAAAACCTTTTCATAGCCGTTTCAGACGGCGATACGAGTGCGAAAAATAGCATGCAAGAGCTTGTTAAAAAGATAGAAAGTTTAGGCGTTTGCGTTAAACAAACAAATTTTAATGTAGAAGATAAAATTTTAGCAAACAAAAAGATAGATGAGCTAATAAACGATGATTGCCACGTGTATTTAACAATTTTTGACGGCGGTTCTCATCGCCACACTTGGCTACACGCCTATGAGCTAGATAGTGCGTTAAAATGGGTCTTTACTCGCACAAAGTAA
- a CDS encoding surface lipoprotein assembly modifier, whose amino-acid sequence MLFKLDYKINEKIISKSKIRVSKKNFIKSDYKYKNALNYTLETALGYDSNTFGVTTLGLFLGSENRLKGKPHPNVDYNLFGINLQNLYQLTPKTSLITSAEYHNERYKATENFLYGTKRKNDKIAYEAGLMQNLGGGFALGLNFRYTDTNSNQSIYDYQKYTIKANLYYSF is encoded by the coding sequence TTGCTTTTTAAACTTGATTATAAAATCAACGAAAAGATAATTAGCAAAAGCAAAATTAGAGTATCAAAAAAGAATTTTATAAAATCTGATTATAAATACAAAAACGCACTAAACTACACGCTTGAAACAGCACTAGGCTATGATAGCAACACCTTTGGCGTAACGACACTCGGGCTGTTTTTGGGTAGCGAAAATAGATTAAAAGGCAAACCTCATCCAAATGTTGATTATAATCTATTTGGCATAAACCTGCAAAATTTATACCAGCTCACACCAAAAACATCGCTTATCACATCGGCTGAGTATCACAACGAACGATACAAAGCGACTGAAAATTTTCTATACGGCACAAAGCGTAAAAACGATAAAATCGCTTACGAAGCTGGACTAATGCAAAATCTTGGTGGCGGATTTGCCCTTGGGCTAAATTTTCGCTACACCGATACAAACTCAAACCAAAGCATATATGATTATCAAAAATACACAATTAAAGCAAATTTATATTACAGCTTTTAG
- a CDS encoding HD domain-containing phosphohydrolase: MDLPFLIDGFFEQRQETLKLYGSKDTLNSIKTHVFNNEIWPDFSKIKLSNGEVALGFCEISQSDTLNFDGLFITPIIYHIKPVYLEEIRHELKELSLLGQNDKILEDGDEINIKKSVVKPFTSPQAQFEKILNINLELADEENLDEILKMILTYTRELTHSDGGTLYMISPDRKFLDFKVIENESLGIHLSGHNGEKLWDSLPLYLDDTTPNHTMIATISALENKVINISDVYNSNEYDFEGVRAFDEKYGYHSSSMLTIPLVNHENEVIGVIQLINKISNKNEATIYNKTDEKIAKIFSRQAGMVLTTTQLILSLEEFLNAFVSTIASAIDAKSKHTINHITKMAKLAPLIATSISNDKTIYKDVTYSKADMDEIELAAKLHDIGKISMPETIMDKATKLQRIIDGIELIKDRLEIIKRDKEILFLKNEISKEQFDAEIKELDDDMKFIQKVNKGSEFMRVEDTKRIILMSKYTYMREGIKAYLLSEQERYNLLIEKGTLTKEEKDVMNSHAQLSIDMLKVLPFPKKYQNVFHIAVNHHEKLNGKGYPRGLSEADLTLEDRIMILADIFEALTSHSRPYKGAMKLSEAFSILDAMADRNEIDKQMLEFFKTSDALKQYVKEELSPEQVDEF, encoded by the coding sequence ATGGATCTGCCGTTTTTAATTGATGGATTTTTTGAGCAACGTCAAGAAACATTAAAACTTTATGGCTCAAAAGATACATTAAATTCCATAAAAACACACGTTTTTAACAACGAAATTTGGCCCGATTTTTCAAAGATAAAACTATCAAACGGCGAAGTTGCACTTGGTTTTTGTGAAATTTCACAATCTGATACGCTAAATTTTGACGGACTTTTTATTACGCCGATTATATATCACATAAAACCGGTCTATTTAGAAGAGATTAGGCATGAGCTAAAAGAGCTTTCGTTGCTTGGACAAAATGATAAAATTTTAGAAGATGGTGATGAGATAAATATCAAAAAAAGCGTCGTTAAACCCTTTACTTCGCCACAAGCTCAATTTGAGAAAATTTTAAATATCAATTTAGAGTTAGCAGATGAAGAGAATTTAGATGAAATTTTAAAAATGATTTTAACCTACACAAGAGAGCTTACTCATAGCGATGGTGGCACACTTTATATGATTTCACCAGATAGAAAATTTCTTGATTTTAAGGTTATTGAAAACGAGAGTTTAGGTATTCATTTAAGCGGACACAATGGCGAAAAACTTTGGGATTCGCTCCCACTTTATTTAGATGACACCACTCCAAATCATACAATGATAGCTACAATTTCAGCCTTAGAAAATAAGGTGATAAATATATCTGATGTTTATAACTCAAATGAGTATGATTTTGAAGGGGTTAGGGCGTTTGATGAAAAATACGGCTACCACTCATCATCAATGCTAACAATACCGCTTGTAAATCACGAAAACGAGGTCATCGGCGTGATTCAGCTTATAAATAAAATTTCAAATAAAAATGAAGCGACAATTTATAACAAAACGGACGAGAAAATCGCTAAAATTTTCTCTCGCCAAGCCGGTATGGTGCTTACGACAACGCAACTAATTTTAAGTCTTGAAGAGTTTTTAAACGCCTTTGTTTCAACAATCGCAAGTGCAATTGACGCAAAGTCAAAGCACACAATAAATCACATTACAAAAATGGCAAAACTAGCCCCATTAATCGCCACTTCAATTAGCAACGATAAGACGATTTATAAGGACGTAACTTACTCAAAAGCCGATATGGACGAGATTGAACTAGCTGCAAAGCTACACGATATAGGTAAAATTTCAATGCCAGAAACGATAATGGATAAGGCGACAAAACTTCAAAGAATAATTGACGGCATTGAGCTTATTAAAGATAGACTTGAAATTATAAAGCGTGATAAAGAGATTTTGTTTTTAAAAAACGAAATTTCAAAAGAGCAGTTTGACGCTGAGATAAAAGAGCTTGATGATGATATGAAATTTATCCAAAAGGTAAATAAAGGCTCTGAATTTATGCGTGTTGAGGATACAAAACGCATAATTTTAATGTCAAAATACACATATATGCGTGAGGGCATAAAGGCGTATTTGCTTTCAGAACAAGAAAGATATAATCTATTAATAGAAAAAGGCACACTAACAAAAGAAGAAAAGGACGTGATGAATTCGCACGCACAGCTTAGTATTGATATGTTAAAAGTCCTGCCGTTTCCTAAAAAATATCAAAATGTCTTTCATATCGCCGTAAATCACCACGAAAAGCTAAACGGCAAGGGCTATCCAAGGGGGCTAAGCGAGGCTGATTTGACGCTTGAAGATAGGATAATGATCCTAGCTGATATTTTTGAGGCACTTACGTCGCATTCTCGCCCATATAAGGGTGCGATGAAGCTATCTGAGGCGTTTAGCATACTTGATGCGATGGCTGATAGAAACGAGATAGATAAGCAGATGTTAGAATTTTTTAAAACAAGCGACGCCTTAAAACAATATGTTAAAGAAGAGCTATCGCCTGAGCAGGTTGATGAGTTTTAA
- a CDS encoding PepSY-associated TM helix domain-containing protein: MSIKNTAYKIHTYLSLAICILFTIICISGSLLVYKDELNSLFSPNTTDIIKGGGRGSKGLVLMSL; the protein is encoded by the coding sequence ATGAGTATTAAAAATACAGCTTATAAAATTCACACTTATTTATCACTAGCAATCTGTATTTTATTTACAATAATCTGCATAAGTGGCTCTTTGTTAGTGTATAAAGATGAGCTTAATAGCCTATTTTCGCCAAATACAACAGATATAATAAAAGGGGGGGGGAGGGGGAGCAAAGGCTTAGTGTTGATGAGCTTGTAA
- a CDS encoding PepSY-associated TM helix domain-containing protein has product MNPTNGKITLEPTPHDEGFWGILLHVHEILLIENGGNFIVGIIGILSILVLFSGFIIYRNFYKNLFLLRRKNLAIFMSDIHKFIGVFSTPILLATAISGIWWEFRLLFMPNFDNSNFIIDNKIYNKSISLDDLIKRANDDLKGFNTHYISLPFFDGANIRLFGYVKTQNFLFNEYSSQIIYDKTNANLVQIQDISKQNLNEKFLETFRKAHFGNYNQFTKLLWFLAGLSPLILTISGIYLWIKRKNLKGEKIEKNHILSC; this is encoded by the coding sequence ATTAACCCAACTAACGGAAAAATCACACTAGAACCGACACCTCACGACGAGGGATTTTGGGGCATTTTACTACATGTTCACGAAATTTTACTAATTGAAAATGGTGGCAATTTTATAGTCGGTATCATTGGGATTTTATCAATTTTAGTGCTTTTTAGCGGTTTTATTATTTATAGAAATTTTTACAAAAATTTATTTCTTTTAAGACGAAAAAATTTAGCCATTTTTATGTCTGATATACATAAATTTATAGGAGTTTTTTCTACACCTATTTTATTAGCAACCGCAATAAGTGGCATTTGGTGGGAATTTAGACTCTTGTTTATGCCAAATTTTGATAATTCAAATTTCATCATAGATAATAAAATTTACAATAAATCAATCTCGCTTGATGATTTAATAAAACGAGCAAACGACGATTTAAAGGGGTTTAACACACATTATATTAGTCTTCCATTTTTTGATGGGGCAAACATCAGACTTTTTGGTTATGTAAAAACTCAAAATTTCTTATTTAATGAGTATTCATCGCAAATTATTTATGATAAAACTAATGCAAATTTAGTTCAAATACAAGATATTTCAAAACAAAATTTAAATGAAAAATTTTTAGAAACATTCAGAAAAGCACATTTTGGTAACTATAATCAATTTACTAAATTATTATGGTTTTTAGCTGGACTTTCACCACTTATTTTAACAATTTCAGGCATTTATCTATGGATAAAACGAAAAAATTTAAAAGGAGAGAAAATTGAAAAAAACCATATTCTTAGTTGCTAA